A window from Pongo abelii isolate AG06213 chromosome 6, NHGRI_mPonAbe1-v2.0_pri, whole genome shotgun sequence encodes these proteins:
- the LOC100435152 gene encoding ferritin heavy chain, producing the protein MTTTSTSQVRQNYHQDSEAAINRQINLELYASYVYLSMSYYFDRDDVALKNFAKYFLHQSHEEREHAEKLMKLQNQRGGRIFLQHIKKPDCDDWESGLNAMECALHLEKNVNQSLLELHKLATDKNDPYLCDFIETHYLNEQVKAIKELGDHPWGDFPGHQGSACMLGFPLPFL; encoded by the exons ATGACGACCACGTCCACCTCGCAGGTGCGCCAGAACTACCACCAGGACTCAGAGGCCGCCATCAACCGCCAGATCAACCTGGAGCTCTACGCCTCCTACGTTTACCTGTCCATGTCTTACTACTTTGACCGCGATGATGTGGCTTTGAAGAACTTTGCCAAATACTTTCTTCACCAGTCTCATGAGGAGAGGGAACATGCTGAGAAACTGATGAAGCTGCAGAACCAACGAGGTGGCCGAATCTTCCTTCAGCATATCAAGAAACCAGACTGTGATGACTGGGAGAGCGGGCTGAATGCGATGGAGTGTGcattacatttggaaaaaaatgtgaatcaGTCACTACTGGAACTGCACAAACTGGCCACTGACAAAAATGACCCTTATTTGTGTGACTTCATTGAGACACATTACCTGAATGAGCAGGTGAAAGCCATCAAAGAATTGGGTGACCAC CCGTGGGGTGACTTCCCTGGTCACCAAGGCAGTGCATGCATGTTGGGGTTTCCTTTACCTTTTCTATAA